Proteins from a genomic interval of Shewanella seohaensis:
- a CDS encoding aminoglycoside phosphotransferase family protein, whose amino-acid sequence MPAIIKQFFYKSHEMTLSDSRFISLNQWLNRYFSYDVTPILISGDASFRRYFRVTDRDASYIVADSPPTLVPIAPFIALARAYAAAGLTVPKVIASDAEQGFMLLSDLGDTQLLSVLTDANVADYYRRALALLPQVASVVESLDPVTGSTQPLPLYDEAFVRRELGIFTEWLLERHLQLELSHEERSLVEQSFDLLVENALAQPKVGMHRDYHSRNLMLKEGELCVIDFQDAVLGPVTYDAVSLLRDCYVRWPQTMVQELMKQHYQQVLELGQIPAQTSFIQYQTWFDLMGLQRHIKAAGIFARLHYRDNKPAYMADIPLTLSYIVDIASLYPELAPFSAWVQSCVVPAFAAKGKNSLQGDKQ is encoded by the coding sequence ATGCCAGCTATAATAAAGCAATTTTTCTATAAGAGCCATGAAATGACTTTATCCGACTCGAGATTTATTTCCCTTAATCAGTGGCTGAACCGTTATTTTTCCTATGATGTGACCCCGATTCTGATTTCCGGTGACGCCAGTTTTAGGCGCTATTTCCGGGTCACGGACCGCGATGCAAGCTACATTGTTGCCGATTCACCACCCACCTTAGTGCCTATCGCACCTTTTATTGCCCTCGCCAGAGCCTATGCAGCGGCGGGACTGACAGTTCCAAAAGTCATCGCCTCCGATGCCGAGCAAGGCTTTATGCTACTGAGCGATCTCGGGGATACTCAGTTGTTGTCTGTGCTGACCGATGCGAATGTGGCTGACTACTATCGCCGCGCCTTGGCATTATTGCCTCAGGTGGCCTCAGTGGTTGAAAGCCTTGACCCTGTCACTGGCAGCACGCAGCCATTGCCTTTATATGATGAGGCGTTTGTGCGCCGTGAGCTGGGGATTTTTACCGAGTGGCTGTTAGAGAGACATTTACAGCTTGAACTTAGCCATGAGGAACGCTCACTGGTAGAGCAGAGTTTTGACCTATTGGTGGAAAATGCCCTCGCGCAGCCTAAGGTGGGCATGCACCGCGATTACCACAGCCGCAACTTGATGCTCAAAGAGGGCGAGCTGTGCGTGATTGATTTTCAAGATGCGGTACTAGGGCCTGTGACCTACGATGCCGTGTCATTACTGCGGGATTGCTATGTGCGTTGGCCGCAAACCATGGTGCAGGAATTAATGAAGCAGCATTATCAGCAAGTGCTTGAGTTGGGGCAAATCCCGGCGCAGACATCTTTTATCCAGTATCAAACCTGGTTTGATTTAATGGGGTTGCAGCGCCATATCAAGGCGGCGGGGATTTTTGCGCGGTTACATTATCGGGATAACAAGCCAGCCTATATGGCCGATATTCCGTTAACCTTGTCGTACATTGTGGATATTGCCAGCCTTTATCCTGAGTTGGCGCCATTTTCCGCTTGGGTGCAGTCGTGTGTTGTGCCTGCGTTTGCGGCTAAGGGAAAGAATTCTCTGCAGGGAGACAAGCAATGA
- the djlA gene encoding co-chaperone DjlA, with product MRLWGKFFGFVIGFMFGRIFGALLGLWLGHLYDKRAGGGASFSQILGQAKNRQGIFFNTTFAVMGHVAKASGRVTETDIRIATMLMDQMRLTGEARKEAQQAFREGKEPDFDLRSSLQAFRAVTQGRQELVQMFIEIQIQTALSDGELDPAEHAILMTVAQELGYGRGQLDELLKRWQAEYRFHQTSNGNKTSITDAYHLLGINAEATDQEVKRAYRKLMNEHHPDKLIAKGLPPEMMEIANRKAQDIQAAYDRVKSERGMR from the coding sequence ATGCGCCTTTGGGGTAAGTTTTTTGGATTTGTTATCGGGTTTATGTTTGGCCGTATTTTCGGTGCGCTACTGGGCTTATGGCTTGGGCATCTCTACGACAAACGCGCCGGTGGTGGCGCCAGTTTTAGCCAGATCTTAGGTCAGGCCAAGAATCGACAGGGGATATTCTTTAACACCACCTTCGCCGTAATGGGCCATGTGGCCAAGGCGTCGGGTCGAGTGACTGAGACCGATATTCGTATCGCGACTATGTTGATGGACCAGATGCGCTTAACGGGTGAAGCCCGTAAAGAGGCGCAGCAGGCGTTCCGTGAGGGTAAAGAGCCAGACTTTGACCTACGTAGCAGTCTGCAAGCCTTTCGCGCCGTGACCCAAGGTCGCCAAGAACTGGTGCAAATGTTTATCGAGATCCAAATTCAAACTGCCTTATCGGACGGTGAGCTCGATCCCGCTGAGCATGCAATCCTGATGACGGTGGCCCAAGAGTTAGGTTATGGTCGTGGGCAACTCGATGAATTACTTAAACGTTGGCAAGCGGAATACCGTTTCCACCAGACTTCTAATGGCAACAAAACCTCGATTACTGACGCCTATCATTTGCTCGGCATTAATGCCGAGGCGACGGATCAAGAGGTGAAACGGGCTTATCGCAAGTTGATGAATGAACACCATCCCGATAAGTTAATCGCTAAGGGATTACCACCCGAGATGATGGAAATTGCCAATCGTAAAGCGCAGGACATCCAAGCTGCGTACGACAGGGTGAAATCGGAGCGCGGCATGCGCTAA
- a CDS encoding outer membrane beta-barrel protein, with the protein MKYVNRFTVIAGLLPLALALPTYAEPELFVAPYGGYSFGGSSFDINELDANKAETDNKQSVGIEEASHYGIMLGIGTNDPGNIYLLYSRQSSELKSGGLFTPDLVASLDVDYIHLGGTLFFPSGDFQPYITASVGVTRMMPDDWSTETRFSMGIGGGAEYRMTQNFALFADLRGYATFIDSDSSLFCNEDQCLWHVTSDVMWQVQANLGVKLSF; encoded by the coding sequence ATGAAATACGTTAACCGATTTACTGTGATTGCTGGTTTGTTACCCCTCGCCCTCGCATTACCAACCTATGCAGAACCTGAGCTGTTTGTCGCCCCCTACGGTGGTTACAGCTTTGGTGGTAGCTCGTTCGATATCAATGAACTCGATGCGAACAAGGCCGAAACCGATAATAAGCAGAGTGTGGGTATCGAAGAGGCGAGTCATTACGGCATCATGTTAGGGATTGGCACTAACGATCCCGGCAATATTTACCTGCTCTACAGTCGACAATCCTCCGAGCTGAAAAGCGGCGGCCTGTTTACCCCAGACTTAGTCGCCTCCTTAGATGTGGACTATATCCACCTTGGCGGCACCTTATTCTTCCCAAGTGGCGATTTTCAGCCCTACATTACCGCCAGTGTCGGGGTGACTCGGATGATGCCCGATGATTGGTCAACGGAAACCCGTTTCTCCATGGGCATTGGTGGTGGCGCCGAATACCGCATGACGCAAAACTTCGCCCTGTTTGCGGATTTGCGTGGCTACGCCACCTTTATCGACAGTGACAGCTCACTTTTTTGTAATGAAGACCAATGCCTATGGCATGTAACATCGGATGTCATGTGGCAAGTGCAAGCCAATCTTGGGGTCAAACTCAGTTTTTAA
- a CDS encoding DUF2971 domain-containing protein, with protein MSNIDDKQIINWIKNRKFSKLTFLDNCWQSDENKWYLGFYYFIQYLKQECLDDVIAEVTSRHGDESSVYCYLGDTANKIYNSFNEQHIPACFYRHAIKLNPNNADAHWGLFITDHNTNSCIKSLKLYYENNQFKHLGHRIDTLHHRSPHFSCFTLHDWQFIKSLIQDSNVTCKSDMLVFVHFYLDEVEDCLALIESMKTVSIEIIEEYFNRNLISKEFALSKLFYWQIDKFLGDDYKAIYQAYVKESEKVGSNPLRQVLIQKAYHAGEYEDVVSYYEEAPTDDAFYRHDINGSLYYLLALSHLKQPVNKQVLEFINGKADILRGESKVLYQALRCKHKIEELEQLFLEQTHFDEQIDIWGIYQEVTKSFDSPDLMKHQIYEHLSSELQSLKTKWNNAYFDTQFAEMKVKLSNGDMSSDDFLRLYNLGIECNEFDFVIENVTKFHASNQPTMSSYNCIGVCHERKKELSHAFEYYKLAIELMHSLKDYNHIIIGNYIGCAERLPDVEIAAEEYNDLRRRYNTDLVNQFKWHTFTAKSGRLFKYSPFNVNSIDALTNQYFYLASKKQLNDPIELPALSKLDSNNLIDTNYRICSLSNNNNSMLMWSHYAQDHQGIMVEYWFGGEFPSGVGIEKVSYSDESKRNLEKDLYVFNQYLITKNNDWSYEDEVRIFTNVKEKINFESFEYPNTDRTKINARISSITLGCDFPDDKRKLIANIANTINSKRKSHEPKMILREAVISPDNCFALEYREIDISKI; from the coding sequence ATGAGCAACATTGATGATAAACAAATAATCAATTGGATTAAAAACCGAAAATTTTCAAAGCTAACTTTTCTAGATAACTGTTGGCAGTCAGATGAAAATAAATGGTATCTAGGCTTTTATTACTTTATTCAATATCTAAAGCAAGAATGCTTAGATGATGTTATTGCTGAAGTAACTTCACGACACGGTGATGAATCGTCCGTCTACTGTTATCTTGGGGATACCGCCAATAAGATTTACAACTCATTCAATGAACAACACATACCAGCCTGCTTCTATCGACACGCTATAAAACTAAACCCAAACAACGCTGACGCCCATTGGGGGCTTTTCATAACGGATCACAATACGAATTCATGCATCAAATCGTTAAAACTCTATTATGAAAACAATCAATTTAAGCACTTAGGCCACAGAATAGATACCCTGCACCACCGCAGCCCACACTTCTCATGCTTTACACTTCATGACTGGCAGTTTATTAAATCATTAATTCAAGACAGTAACGTTACTTGCAAGAGTGACATGCTTGTTTTTGTGCATTTCTATCTTGATGAAGTTGAGGATTGTTTAGCCCTAATAGAATCAATGAAGACCGTAAGTATTGAAATCATCGAGGAGTATTTCAATCGCAACTTAATCAGTAAGGAGTTTGCGCTAAGCAAGCTTTTTTACTGGCAGATCGATAAGTTCTTGGGTGACGACTACAAAGCAATTTACCAAGCTTATGTTAAGGAATCAGAGAAAGTAGGATCTAACCCTCTGAGGCAGGTACTAATACAAAAAGCCTATCATGCTGGAGAATATGAAGACGTAGTTAGTTACTACGAAGAAGCACCAACAGACGATGCATTTTACCGACACGATATAAACGGAAGCCTGTATTATTTACTAGCGTTGTCACACCTAAAACAACCAGTAAACAAGCAAGTTTTGGAGTTTATTAATGGCAAGGCAGACATCTTGCGCGGGGAATCTAAAGTTCTATACCAAGCCCTTAGATGTAAGCACAAAATTGAGGAACTTGAGCAGCTATTCTTAGAGCAGACACACTTCGACGAGCAAATTGATATTTGGGGAATATATCAAGAAGTGACTAAGTCATTCGATTCCCCAGACCTAATGAAACACCAAATATATGAGCATTTGAGTAGCGAGTTACAGTCATTAAAAACTAAGTGGAATAATGCATACTTCGATACACAGTTCGCAGAGATGAAAGTCAAACTATCTAACGGAGATATGAGTAGTGACGATTTCCTACGTTTATACAACTTAGGTATAGAGTGCAATGAGTTTGATTTCGTAATAGAAAATGTCACCAAGTTTCATGCTAGTAACCAACCGACCATGTCATCTTACAATTGCATTGGCGTGTGTCATGAGCGCAAAAAAGAACTTAGTCATGCTTTTGAATACTACAAGCTTGCTATAGAGTTGATGCACTCATTAAAAGACTACAATCACATTATCATTGGCAATTACATTGGCTGTGCAGAAAGATTGCCCGACGTAGAAATCGCAGCAGAAGAATATAACGATTTGCGACGTAGGTATAATACTGATTTAGTCAACCAGTTCAAATGGCATACCTTTACAGCAAAATCAGGCCGACTTTTTAAGTACTCTCCTTTTAATGTCAATAGTATTGATGCACTTACAAACCAGTATTTCTATTTAGCGTCAAAAAAACAGTTAAATGACCCCATTGAACTACCAGCATTAAGCAAGCTTGATTCGAATAACCTCATAGATACTAACTATCGTATTTGCTCACTATCGAACAACAATAATTCTATGTTGATGTGGTCCCACTACGCCCAAGACCACCAAGGCATAATGGTCGAGTATTGGTTTGGCGGCGAATTCCCCAGTGGGGTTGGTATTGAAAAAGTGAGTTATTCGGATGAGTCTAAAAGAAATTTAGAAAAAGATTTATATGTTTTTAATCAGTACCTTATAACTAAAAACAACGACTGGTCTTACGAAGATGAAGTTCGAATATTCACTAATGTTAAAGAAAAGATCAACTTTGAGAGTTTTGAGTACCCAAATACCGACCGCACAAAAATCAACGCTAGGATTAGCAGTATTACGCTAGGGTGCGATTTCCCTGACGATAAGAGAAAACTTATAGCAAATATAGCTAACACTATAAATTCAAAAAGAAAAAGTCATGAACCTAAAATGATTTTGCGAGAAGCTGTTATCTCACCAGATAACTGTTTCGCATTAGAGTATCGGGAGATCGACATTTCAAAAATCTAA
- a CDS encoding tetratricopeptide repeat protein produces MRHKPHSLPANPLPRWKTKFKQTSLIGLSLFSPALLACGPDFPLQLTQDRQYNLSYLPQTSFSQQINGLAKPLAWQFQDEPAAQEYLWDEVHSRYLSQTRAYENSELSEAQLALVNSLRDAQSLAEAEQIAAQLKESLAPALTWYSLGAMAFDAKEYDKASDYFKKVIALPETERAGRSLWALYSLSRIELIKSKTASDNSHFVQANAYLQQLQTEVTQGAADPLRLSLAGLGEQAYILLHQGQAQIQVARGEYEPPKIDVALNPATLDKIIELYATQSAEGDSSGYDSLLMLSRSLMAKDITEIKPLLQQPSVQQLLIAYWQSSANDLAFDGQLTEMGQQVAKTLTVFPTDGLMLSQGDKLAAIYYQLGDYASAERLIALAKPSGLTWWLTAKLMMQKGDQAQAAKAYAEAVRHFPTDMNATAATGSQQDAQQQAIEADAEQATYCRIRAEQGVLSLERGEYIDALSQLFASGDEYWQDIAYVAERVLTTAELKLFIDEHVPVMNFEYPKNSDWYDSVEPLNNRLRYLLGRRLLREGAIAEAPAYFSNPTLNANVQEYGKALTTAKSSKGIESARAYWSAAELARHQGMEILGFELAPDYSIYAGMFDLRDWYAADKLSDKEQQRISASQAIPDKRFHYRYQAAELASKAADLVPHNSQAYAALLCQATGWVLYRDDELAQRYYKKYVANGPFVPWAENFGTQCETPDFDRAVEREKANQIAEWNAIYHKLKKPVAVSFAIIAALLGAYAWRRRKRKQ; encoded by the coding sequence ATGCGCCATAAGCCACATTCATTGCCAGCGAATCCTCTCCCTCGCTGGAAAACCAAATTCAAACAAACCAGCCTGATTGGCTTAAGTCTCTTCTCCCCTGCGCTATTAGCCTGCGGCCCAGACTTTCCGCTGCAATTAACCCAAGACAGGCAATACAACTTAAGCTATTTACCGCAAACCAGCTTTAGCCAGCAAATCAATGGGCTTGCTAAGCCGTTAGCTTGGCAATTTCAAGATGAGCCTGCGGCACAGGAATACCTCTGGGATGAGGTGCATAGTCGCTATCTATCCCAGACTCGCGCCTATGAAAACAGCGAGTTATCCGAGGCGCAGCTCGCGCTGGTCAATAGTCTGCGTGATGCGCAAAGCTTGGCAGAAGCCGAGCAAATCGCCGCGCAGTTAAAAGAGAGCTTAGCGCCTGCCTTAACCTGGTACAGCCTTGGCGCCATGGCGTTTGATGCCAAAGAGTACGATAAAGCCAGCGATTACTTTAAAAAAGTCATCGCCCTACCTGAGACTGAGCGCGCGGGTCGCAGCCTGTGGGCGCTGTATAGCTTGTCTCGTATCGAGCTAATTAAGAGCAAAACCGCCAGCGATAATAGCCACTTTGTCCAAGCTAATGCTTACTTGCAGCAGCTACAAACTGAGGTGACTCAGGGCGCCGCCGATCCGCTGCGCTTGAGTTTGGCAGGCCTTGGCGAGCAGGCTTATATTCTGCTGCATCAAGGCCAAGCTCAAATCCAAGTGGCTCGTGGGGAATATGAGCCGCCGAAAATTGATGTGGCCTTAAATCCCGCGACGCTGGATAAGATTATCGAGCTGTATGCCACTCAATCGGCCGAGGGTGACAGCAGCGGTTATGATTCGCTGTTGATGTTAAGCCGCAGCTTAATGGCGAAAGATATCACTGAGATTAAGCCTTTATTGCAGCAACCAAGTGTGCAGCAGTTGCTTATCGCCTACTGGCAGAGCAGTGCCAATGACTTAGCCTTTGATGGACAGCTTACAGAAATGGGTCAACAGGTCGCTAAAACGCTGACCGTCTTCCCAACCGACGGCCTGATGCTGAGCCAAGGCGATAAGTTAGCCGCGATTTATTATCAGTTGGGCGACTATGCCAGTGCCGAGCGCCTCATTGCCCTCGCAAAACCCAGCGGCCTGACTTGGTGGCTCACGGCAAAATTAATGATGCAAAAGGGCGATCAAGCCCAAGCCGCCAAGGCCTATGCCGAAGCGGTGCGCCATTTCCCAACGGATATGAACGCTACTGCCGCAACTGGCAGCCAACAGGATGCCCAGCAGCAGGCCATTGAAGCCGATGCCGAGCAAGCCACCTATTGCCGCATTCGCGCCGAGCAGGGCGTGCTATCCCTTGAGCGGGGCGAATATATCGATGCCCTAAGCCAACTGTTCGCCAGTGGTGATGAGTATTGGCAGGATATTGCCTATGTGGCCGAGCGCGTGCTCACCACCGCCGAGCTTAAGCTGTTTATCGACGAGCATGTGCCAGTAATGAACTTCGAGTATCCCAAGAACAGCGATTGGTACGACAGTGTCGAGCCACTCAACAATCGCCTGCGTTACTTATTAGGTCGTCGCTTACTGCGTGAAGGCGCGATTGCCGAGGCTCCAGCTTATTTCAGTAATCCCACACTCAATGCCAATGTGCAGGAGTATGGCAAGGCACTGACCACAGCCAAGAGTAGCAAGGGCATTGAGAGCGCCCGCGCCTATTGGTCTGCCGCCGAACTCGCGCGTCATCAAGGCATGGAAATCTTAGGCTTTGAATTAGCGCCGGATTATTCGATTTATGCTGGGATGTTCGACCTAAGAGATTGGTATGCAGCGGATAAGCTCAGCGATAAAGAGCAGCAACGCATCAGCGCCAGCCAAGCGATTCCCGACAAACGTTTCCACTATCGCTACCAAGCAGCAGAACTTGCAAGCAAGGCCGCCGATCTCGTGCCCCACAACAGCCAAGCCTATGCGGCGTTATTATGCCAAGCCACAGGTTGGGTGTTATATCGCGATGATGAACTCGCCCAACGCTACTATAAAAAATACGTCGCCAACGGCCCCTTTGTGCCTTGGGCGGAGAATTTTGGTACGCAGTGTGAAACCCCAGACTTTGACCGCGCCGTCGAACGGGAAAAAGCCAACCAAATCGCCGAGTGGAATGCGATTTACCACAAACTGAAAAAGCCCGTGGCCGTTAGCTTTGCCATCATCGCCGCCCTACTCGGCGCTTACGCGTGGCGCAGAAGAAAGCGTAAACAGTAA
- a CDS encoding DUF3142 domain-containing protein, protein MDLRSRYSTLFHSKRFHSRRSHSSRFQSKHFEPKRSKSLQARHRTLSLLLRLSQLLALSFGLVFLSACQPANQDTPSIKTATTAPRELTQEVYVWQRQWRDANQNALVESQNAFNGVRILALQAHPKPNGADIWFEVQVNHAWLQADPRPKVAVIRLDGQLTRLNNREVIQKILALVQDWQAKGTNLAGIEIDHDSASSKLAAYNVFLRELKSQLPHTFKLSITSLPAWLSSPEFPPLFDNIDELVLQIHSVSDPRLGLFDATQGWQWVEQLSRLAKVPFLIALPSYGSAVYSTASGYRVESEVPMRMPLADTASSQHLARQELMADPLELQSFVKKLYTFADPRLKGMIWFRLPLEGDKRVWPLSTLIAVAQQQPLAPHIELEILSQANTDSAQHEAPGSRLFQLVLVNKGNLAGKLPSQLSLAAQACSGYDAQNGYQAKLTQGTLVWQLPQATSTERAAAPASSQFAPNLISAVELSPNGRRVIGWARCESLHLQGIYAP, encoded by the coding sequence ATGGATTTACGCAGTCGTTATTCCACTCTTTTTCACTCTAAGCGCTTTCACTCTAGGCGATCTCACTCTAGTCGCTTTCAGTCCAAGCACTTTGAGCCCAAGCGCTCAAAATCCTTGCAAGCGAGACATCGCACCCTTTCACTTTTGCTCAGGTTATCCCAGCTGCTGGCGTTATCCTTTGGCTTAGTTTTCCTTAGTGCCTGTCAGCCTGCGAATCAAGATACTCCGAGCATCAAAACAGCCACCACCGCCCCGCGTGAATTAACCCAAGAGGTGTATGTGTGGCAGCGGCAATGGCGCGATGCCAATCAAAACGCCTTGGTCGAAAGCCAAAACGCCTTTAATGGCGTGCGCATTCTGGCACTGCAGGCCCATCCTAAACCCAATGGCGCGGATATTTGGTTTGAAGTGCAGGTCAACCATGCTTGGTTACAAGCCGATCCTCGCCCTAAAGTGGCGGTGATAAGATTAGATGGACAACTGACGCGCCTCAATAATCGCGAAGTCATCCAAAAAATCCTCGCACTCGTTCAAGACTGGCAAGCAAAGGGCACCAATCTTGCGGGAATTGAAATCGATCACGATAGCGCCAGCAGTAAACTCGCGGCCTATAACGTCTTTTTACGCGAGTTAAAAAGCCAATTACCTCACACGTTTAAACTCAGCATTACCTCATTGCCCGCTTGGTTGAGCAGCCCAGAGTTTCCGCCGTTGTTTGACAATATCGATGAGCTGGTACTGCAAATTCACAGTGTCAGCGACCCACGTTTAGGGCTGTTCGACGCCACACAAGGCTGGCAATGGGTCGAGCAGCTGTCACGGTTAGCCAAGGTGCCATTTCTCATCGCCCTGCCATCCTACGGCTCGGCGGTGTATAGCACGGCATCGGGTTATCGAGTGGAGAGTGAAGTGCCGATGCGAATGCCTTTGGCAGACACGGCATCTTCGCAGCATCTTGCGCGCCAAGAGCTGATGGCCGATCCACTGGAGTTGCAGTCCTTCGTAAAAAAACTGTACACCTTTGCCGACCCAAGGCTTAAGGGAATGATTTGGTTTCGATTACCCCTCGAAGGGGATAAACGGGTTTGGCCACTCTCGACCCTGATTGCGGTCGCCCAGCAGCAACCACTCGCCCCGCACATTGAGCTAGAAATCTTAAGCCAAGCCAATACCGATTCGGCCCAACATGAGGCGCCGGGAAGCCGCTTATTTCAACTTGTGTTAGTCAATAAGGGCAATCTTGCGGGCAAGTTACCGAGCCAGTTGTCCCTAGCGGCGCAGGCGTGCAGCGGGTATGATGCGCAAAACGGTTATCAAGCCAAATTAACCCAAGGAACATTAGTGTGGCAGTTACCGCAAGCCACCTCAACGGAGCGCGCAGCCGCGCCAGCCTCCTCGCAGTTTGCGCCGAATTTAATCTCAGCGGTCGAGCTAAGCCCAAACGGACGCAGAGTCATAGGCTGGGCACGTTGTGAGTCATTACATTTACAGGGAATTTATGCGCCATAA
- the purT gene encoding formate-dependent phosphoribosylglycinamide formyltransferase, whose protein sequence is MIGTPYTEGARRAMLLGCGELGKEVAIELQRLGVEVIGVDRYPNAPAMQIAHRSHVINMLDAKALRAIIELEKPHLVIPEIEAIATQTLVEMEAEGLNVVPTARATQLTMDREGIRRLAAETLGLPTSPYFFCDTETEFNQAIGKIGVPCVVKPVMSSSGKGQSVIRDLAQSAKAWQYAQEGGRAGGGRVIVEGFIPFDYEITLLTISAVNGIHFCAPIGHRQEDGDYRESWQPQAMSADVLAKSQAIASKVVEALGGYGLFGVELFVKGSDVYFSEVSPRPHDTGLVTLISQDLSEFALHVRAILGLPIPNIHQHGPSASAVVLVEGKSKNIRYQGLADALAAENTQLRLFAKPEIDGRRRLGVALARDKDIESAVNKALDSASKVKVIF, encoded by the coding sequence ATGATAGGAACTCCCTACACAGAGGGCGCTCGACGCGCCATGTTGCTTGGCTGCGGTGAGCTAGGTAAAGAAGTCGCCATCGAGCTCCAACGCTTAGGTGTTGAAGTGATTGGCGTCGATCGTTACCCCAATGCCCCTGCCATGCAAATTGCCCATCGCTCCCATGTGATCAATATGCTCGATGCTAAAGCGCTTCGCGCCATTATCGAGCTAGAAAAGCCCCACTTAGTGATCCCCGAAATTGAAGCTATTGCCACTCAAACCTTAGTTGAGATGGAAGCCGAAGGCCTCAATGTCGTGCCGACAGCGCGCGCAACTCAGCTAACCATGGACAGAGAAGGCATTCGTCGCCTCGCCGCCGAAACCTTAGGTCTACCGACCTCGCCCTATTTCTTCTGCGACACTGAAACCGAGTTTAATCAAGCCATTGGCAAGATTGGCGTGCCCTGTGTGGTCAAACCCGTGATGAGTTCATCGGGCAAAGGCCAAAGTGTTATCCGTGATCTGGCCCAAAGCGCCAAAGCATGGCAATACGCCCAAGAAGGCGGCCGCGCGGGCGGTGGCCGTGTGATTGTCGAAGGCTTTATCCCCTTCGATTACGAAATTACCCTGCTGACCATTAGCGCAGTCAATGGCATCCACTTCTGCGCACCAATTGGCCACAGACAAGAAGACGGCGACTACCGCGAGTCATGGCAACCTCAAGCCATGTCGGCCGACGTGCTAGCAAAATCCCAAGCAATCGCCAGCAAAGTGGTTGAAGCCCTCGGCGGTTACGGCTTATTTGGGGTCGAGCTGTTTGTTAAGGGGAGTGATGTGTACTTCTCTGAAGTCTCGCCTCGTCCGCACGATACCGGCTTAGTCACCTTAATTAGCCAAGATTTGTCCGAGTTTGCACTGCATGTCAGGGCGATTCTTGGTCTACCTATTCCGAATATCCACCAACATGGCCCAAGCGCCTCGGCGGTAGTATTGGTGGAAGGCAAATCGAAAAACATTCGCTATCAAGGTCTTGCCGATGCCTTGGCGGCGGAGAATACTCAGCTCAGATTATTTGCTAAGCCTGAAATCGATGGTCGCCGCCGTTTAGGGGTTGCCCTCGCCCGCGATAAAGATATCGAAAGCGCAGTCAACAAAGCGCTGGATAGTGCATCTAAGGTAAAAGTGATTTTCTAG